A stretch of the Sorangium aterium genome encodes the following:
- a CDS encoding translocation/assembly module TamB domain-containing protein, whose amino-acid sequence MNVTARLDGEALKADGLVRLLAPPEPPPAQAREAQRPGATPDEAWTTAFDTAPQQKPPPPPVCHGAIARVLVDGNAARLRGPLLSARTWQTVTGSARMDADAWQLGCLAQASPVPLALSELAGRLTARLAVAREAGERLPSVRDLLVRTEGLRAAGPIDEQTGAPAWVSRKLDARLAGDLDAKTGDAHVTLSVFDRQLVAELSAALDADLPALLADPAAALPRTAIAAHLRVPRRRLNDLTELAAFGKRTPVLSGSAGLDVYFAGKLAEPRVVARATAANVSGTTGPSLLGKLWVDTLLVYDGRDAALDAYAFRGPITYLRAKAKLGADAAAFLGGAPSARRFSNGSLEAKIADLPLAEVPVLADMQIGGEARGEISVRGLFEAAPEVRAHLQFPGLTLGPDARYETAEASLDIAPPGGAGRTAAVASVRLAGRDGGRLEAKAQAPMVWDANAIPTLTDDRNASVSLAVDRFRLRALEPFVQGSVNRLDGTLDGEVRLGLGAQAGFSGEMRLEGGVVQVATIGQPFENASFRVAASPSGELRIDDLRADAGNGQVRGNATLQMEGFAFRHARAELSIPRGRALPIALEGVPMGEVRGRVELAAEKRAEEIAVRVDVPSLDLTLPPTIGRSVQPLGENPDITTSAPLSQKDYEARRAPAEPPEQAKESAGGTPIAMEVHLGRIGVEGDMVQASLSGDRAHPLRIKIAGETEIRGNVNIVSGRLEVLGKEFEIEPGVVALQGDPSNPFLNVRAYHDTPEGTRIFIDYVGQLNPITEDKITFRSEPPRPENEVIAELLLGREFAEGTLAGGTSAGQPASGSGSAAGGVAASVGTGLASAQLNMILQSIGPLRNFETKLGTTEEGALKTTVGYQLGQQVTASASYEAGPTGQGQGPGSGGGNTGAQARTEVSLEWRFRRDWSVRAAMATGANPATSLDLLWKHRY is encoded by the coding sequence ATGAACGTGACGGCGCGCCTCGACGGGGAGGCGCTGAAGGCGGACGGCCTGGTCCGGCTGCTCGCGCCGCCCGAGCCGCCGCCGGCGCAGGCGCGGGAGGCCCAGCGCCCGGGCGCGACGCCCGACGAGGCGTGGACCACGGCCTTCGACACGGCGCCGCAGCAGAAGCCGCCGCCCCCGCCGGTGTGCCACGGCGCCATCGCGCGCGTGCTGGTCGACGGGAACGCGGCGAGGCTGCGCGGGCCGCTGCTCTCGGCGCGCACCTGGCAGACCGTCACCGGCTCGGCCCGCATGGACGCCGACGCGTGGCAGCTCGGGTGCCTGGCGCAGGCGTCGCCGGTCCCGCTCGCGCTGAGCGAGCTCGCGGGCCGGCTCACCGCGCGCCTCGCGGTCGCGCGCGAGGCGGGAGAGCGGCTCCCGTCGGTGCGGGACCTCCTTGTCCGCACGGAGGGCCTGCGCGCGGCGGGGCCGATCGACGAGCAGACGGGCGCGCCGGCGTGGGTGTCGAGGAAGCTCGACGCGCGGCTCGCGGGGGATCTCGACGCGAAGACCGGCGACGCCCACGTCACGCTGTCGGTGTTCGATCGTCAGCTCGTGGCGGAGCTCTCGGCCGCGCTCGACGCGGATCTGCCGGCGCTCCTCGCCGATCCGGCGGCGGCGCTCCCGCGGACAGCGATCGCGGCGCACCTGCGCGTGCCGCGCCGCCGGCTCAACGATCTCACCGAGCTGGCCGCCTTCGGGAAGCGGACGCCGGTGCTCTCCGGCTCCGCGGGGCTCGACGTGTACTTCGCGGGGAAGCTCGCCGAGCCCCGGGTCGTGGCCCGCGCGACGGCCGCGAACGTGAGCGGCACGACCGGCCCCTCGCTGCTCGGCAAGCTCTGGGTCGACACGCTGCTGGTCTATGACGGGCGCGACGCCGCGCTCGACGCCTACGCGTTCCGCGGGCCGATCACCTACCTGAGGGCGAAGGCGAAGCTGGGCGCGGACGCCGCCGCCTTCCTCGGCGGGGCCCCTTCTGCTCGGCGCTTCAGCAACGGCAGCCTCGAGGCGAAGATCGCCGATCTGCCGCTCGCGGAGGTCCCCGTCCTCGCCGACATGCAGATCGGCGGCGAGGCGCGCGGCGAGATCTCCGTGCGCGGGCTGTTCGAGGCCGCGCCCGAGGTCAGGGCGCACCTTCAGTTCCCGGGCCTCACGCTCGGCCCCGACGCGCGGTACGAGACCGCCGAGGCGTCGCTCGACATCGCGCCGCCGGGCGGCGCAGGGCGCACCGCGGCCGTGGCCAGCGTGCGGCTCGCGGGGCGCGACGGCGGCCGGCTCGAGGCCAAGGCCCAGGCGCCCATGGTGTGGGATGCGAACGCGATCCCGACGCTCACCGACGATCGGAACGCCTCGGTGTCGCTCGCGGTCGATCGCTTCCGCCTGAGGGCGCTGGAGCCGTTCGTGCAGGGCTCGGTGAACCGGCTCGACGGCACGCTCGACGGCGAGGTGCGGCTCGGGCTCGGCGCGCAGGCGGGCTTCTCCGGCGAGATGCGCCTCGAGGGCGGCGTCGTCCAGGTGGCCACGATCGGCCAGCCGTTCGAGAACGCCTCGTTCCGCGTCGCCGCGAGCCCCTCCGGCGAGCTCCGCATCGACGACCTCCGCGCCGACGCAGGCAACGGCCAGGTCCGCGGGAACGCGACCCTCCAGATGGAAGGGTTCGCGTTCCGGCACGCCCGCGCCGAGCTCTCCATCCCGAGGGGCCGGGCCCTCCCGATCGCGCTGGAGGGCGTCCCGATGGGCGAGGTGCGCGGCCGGGTGGAGCTCGCGGCGGAGAAGCGGGCCGAGGAGATCGCCGTCCGCGTCGACGTGCCCTCGCTCGATCTGACGCTGCCGCCCACGATCGGGCGGAGCGTGCAGCCGCTCGGCGAGAACCCGGACATCACGACGTCGGCGCCGCTCAGCCAGAAGGACTACGAGGCGCGGCGAGCGCCGGCCGAGCCGCCGGAGCAGGCGAAGGAGAGCGCGGGCGGCACGCCGATCGCCATGGAGGTCCACCTGGGCAGGATCGGCGTCGAGGGCGACATGGTGCAGGCCTCGCTGTCGGGGGATCGGGCGCACCCGCTCCGCATCAAGATCGCGGGAGAGACCGAGATCCGGGGCAACGTGAACATCGTGTCGGGCAGGCTCGAGGTGCTCGGCAAGGAGTTCGAGATCGAGCCTGGCGTGGTCGCCCTGCAGGGGGATCCGTCGAATCCGTTCCTGAACGTGAGGGCGTACCACGACACGCCGGAGGGGACGCGCATCTTCATCGACTATGTGGGGCAGCTCAACCCCATCACCGAGGACAAGATCACCTTCCGTTCGGAGCCGCCGCGCCCGGAGAACGAGGTGATCGCCGAGCTCCTGCTCGGCAGGGAGTTCGCGGAGGGGACGCTGGCGGGCGGCACGTCCGCCGGGCAGCCCGCGTCGGGCAGCGGCAGCGCCGCCGGCGGGGTCGCGGCCAGCGTAGGGACGGGGCTCGCGTCCGCGCAGCTCAACATGATCCTCCAGAGCATCGGTCCGCTCCGGAACTTCGAGACGAAGCTGGGCACGACCGAAGAAGGCGCGCTGAAGACGACCGTTGGCTACCAGCTCGGGCAGCAGGTGACGGCGAGCGCGAGCTACGAGGCGGGGCCGACGGGGCAAGGACAGGGGCCAGGGTCCGGGGGCGGCAACACCGGCGCGCAGGCGCGCACCGAGGTGAGCCTCGAGTGGCGCTTCCGCCGGGACTGGTCCGTGCGGGCGGCGATGGCCACCGGCGCGAACCCGGCGACGAGCCTCGACCTGCTCTGGAAGCACCGTTACTGA
- a CDS encoding RNA polymerase sigma factor, whose protein sequence is MANHGTHHGGDGHGEKRQDRMTFGEVYAQHFRFVWRSLRRLGVPESDVADAVQDVFLVVHRRLSEFEGRSKITTWLYSICFHAARDRRKLAHMRRRAHDDEPLLDCADDRADVGAEAERRQAITLLEAILDELPLEQRAVFTLFELDGMGGEEVAELLDVPLGTVYSRLRLARDAFRRAVARLKARDEFHVGGARVTTRSQPVLKAAAAERAPAPEGHPSVVLPLPEVERQPVWKRAGGER, encoded by the coding sequence ATGGCGAACCACGGGACCCACCACGGAGGCGATGGGCATGGCGAGAAGCGGCAGGACAGGATGACCTTCGGAGAGGTCTATGCGCAGCACTTCCGGTTCGTGTGGCGCTCGCTGCGACGCCTCGGCGTGCCCGAGAGCGACGTCGCCGACGCGGTCCAGGACGTGTTCTTGGTCGTCCATCGGCGGTTGTCCGAATTCGAGGGTCGGTCGAAGATTACGACCTGGCTCTACAGCATCTGCTTTCACGCCGCCCGTGACCGGCGCAAGCTCGCGCATATGAGGCGGCGCGCTCACGACGACGAGCCGCTGCTCGACTGCGCCGATGACCGGGCCGACGTCGGCGCGGAGGCGGAGCGGCGGCAGGCGATCACGCTGCTCGAGGCGATCCTCGACGAGCTGCCGCTCGAGCAGCGCGCCGTGTTCACGCTCTTCGAGCTCGACGGCATGGGCGGCGAGGAGGTCGCCGAGCTGCTCGACGTCCCGCTGGGGACCGTCTACTCGCGCCTCCGCCTCGCCCGCGATGCGTTTCGCCGCGCCGTCGCGCGCCTGAAGGCGCGCGACGAGTTCCACGTGGGCGGGGCCCGGGTCACCACGCGATCGCAGCCCGTATTGAAGGCGGCGGCCGCCGAGCGCGCGCCGGCGCCCGAGGGGCATCCCTCGGTCGTCCTTCCGCTGCCGGAGGTGGAGCGGCAACCCGTCTGGAAGCGCGCGGGAGGGGAGCGATGA
- a CDS encoding DUF4166 domain-containing protein: MPGSAGEPDSRPTGARAPCAGAARGAPAPALYPALLGAAWAALAPPVQRLHAGGARARGRFRVRRGRGLAARLVAGLLRMPEAAEDVAVTLAVEPAGDGERWLRTFGARPLFSSQWRSGDLLVEGLGLVQCWFRLRAEGGALVFEQVRSTLGLRRLGLPLPRWLAPRVEGRAGPLRDEVHVDVRIFAPVAGLLVAYEGRVAYEAGAEAPPARAGGSTPASTALSAPEPRAPEPRA, from the coding sequence ATGCCCGGCTCCGCCGGGGAGCCGGACAGTCGACCCACGGGAGCTCGCGCGCCCTGCGCTGGCGCGGCGCGGGGTGCTCCGGCGCCGGCTCTCTACCCTGCCCTCCTCGGCGCCGCGTGGGCTGCGCTCGCGCCGCCGGTCCAGCGTCTCCACGCGGGCGGCGCGCGCGCTCGCGGCCGCTTCCGCGTGCGGCGCGGCCGGGGGCTCGCGGCGCGCCTGGTCGCCGGCCTCCTGCGCATGCCGGAGGCGGCCGAGGACGTGGCCGTGACGCTCGCCGTCGAGCCGGCGGGCGACGGGGAGCGGTGGCTCCGCACCTTCGGTGCTCGCCCGCTCTTCTCCTCGCAGTGGCGCTCGGGTGATCTGCTGGTGGAGGGGCTCGGCCTCGTCCAGTGCTGGTTCCGGCTCCGCGCCGAGGGCGGCGCGCTCGTGTTCGAGCAGGTGCGGTCGACGCTCGGGCTCCGCCGCCTCGGGCTCCCGCTGCCCCGGTGGCTCGCCCCGCGGGTCGAGGGGCGGGCCGGGCCCCTCCGAGACGAGGTCCACGTCGACGTGCGGATCTTCGCGCCGGTCGCCGGGCTGCTCGTCGCGTACGAGGGGCGCGTGGCCTACGAGGCGGGCGCCGAGGCGCCCCCTGCTCGCGCCGGCGGATCCACGCCGGCGTCGACCGCGCTGTCAGCGCCGGAGCCCCGCGCGCCGGAGCCCCGCGCATGA
- a CDS encoding carbohydrate ABC transporter permease, with the protein MSGAPRRAARRRSPGQGALRALFYVLVAAVLVFTVFPFVWAFVSSIKPDDELFTTPVRYWPGRATLDNYRLVLANGEFQTALLNSVIVAVSVTAVSLAVGSLAAYALGRFRFRGRSLVLYVVLGMTIFPQIAVLGALFEMINFFKLYNQLTALILTYLIFTLPFTVWVLTGFMKAIPREIEEAAYVDGATHWQVFTRVMLPLAVPGMATTGILAFIAAWNEFLFALSFTQTPDKRTVTYAIQAFSTTSSGLYEIPWGQTMAASIVVTVPLVVLTLVFQRRILAGLTAGAVKG; encoded by the coding sequence ATGAGCGGCGCTCCGCGAAGGGCAGCGCGGCGGCGCTCGCCGGGACAGGGCGCCTTGCGGGCCCTGTTCTACGTGCTCGTCGCCGCGGTCCTCGTGTTCACCGTCTTCCCGTTCGTCTGGGCGTTCGTCTCCTCCATCAAGCCCGACGACGAGCTCTTCACGACCCCGGTCCGCTACTGGCCCGGCCGCGCGACGCTCGACAACTACCGCCTCGTGCTGGCGAACGGCGAGTTCCAGACGGCGCTCCTGAACAGCGTGATCGTCGCCGTCTCGGTCACCGCGGTGTCGCTCGCCGTGGGCTCGCTGGCCGCCTACGCGCTGGGGAGGTTCCGCTTCCGCGGGCGCAGCCTCGTGCTGTACGTGGTCCTGGGGATGACCATCTTTCCGCAGATCGCCGTCCTCGGCGCGCTGTTCGAGATGATCAACTTCTTCAAGCTGTACAACCAGCTCACCGCGCTGATCCTGACATACCTGATCTTTACGCTCCCCTTCACGGTGTGGGTGCTCACCGGCTTCATGAAGGCGATCCCGCGCGAGATCGAGGAGGCGGCCTATGTCGACGGCGCGACGCACTGGCAGGTGTTCACCCGGGTCATGCTGCCGCTCGCGGTCCCCGGGATGGCGACGACGGGCATCCTCGCCTTCATCGCCGCATGGAACGAGTTCCTGTTCGCGCTCTCCTTCACCCAGACGCCGGACAAGCGCACCGTGACCTACGCGATCCAGGCGTTCTCGACGACGAGCAGCGGGCTCTACGAGATCCCCTGGGGGCAGACCATGGCGGCCTCCATCGTCGTGACCGTGCCGCTCGTGGTGCTGACGCTGGTCTTCCAGCGGCGCATCCTCGCGGGGCTCACGGCGGGCGCGGTGAAGGGCTGA
- a CDS encoding carbohydrate ABC transporter permease produces MSMPANPAATSAAAPPDHPSLDARRQRRAWLFLLPTLAVVAFIALYPLAQTFYLSFTNARLGTGEPASIIGAQNYVDLVQDSYFLDAVLLTVLFTVVTVLGELALGLGVALVVNSRFKGRSAVRAAMLIPWAIPTVISAQMWKWMYNDVYGVFNDLLVNQLGVLDRNVAFVADPAVSFWAVALIDVWKTTPFMALLLLAGLQLIPHDLYEAARVDGATALQQFTRITLPLLRPSMLVALIFRTLDALRVFDVFFVMFGNRPDMQTMATYAQQTLVSVSNIGYGSAISVALFLIIAVFIMIYLAVFRAEEA; encoded by the coding sequence ATGAGCATGCCGGCGAACCCAGCGGCCACGAGCGCGGCGGCCCCTCCAGACCACCCATCGCTCGACGCGCGGCGACAGCGGCGCGCCTGGCTGTTCCTCCTGCCGACGCTCGCGGTCGTCGCGTTCATCGCCCTCTACCCGCTCGCCCAGACGTTCTACCTGAGCTTCACGAACGCGCGCCTCGGCACCGGGGAGCCGGCGAGCATCATCGGCGCGCAGAACTACGTCGATCTCGTGCAGGACAGCTACTTCCTCGACGCGGTCCTGCTCACGGTCCTCTTCACGGTCGTCACCGTGCTCGGCGAGCTCGCCCTCGGGCTCGGCGTCGCGCTCGTCGTCAACTCCCGCTTCAAGGGCCGCTCGGCGGTGCGCGCGGCCATGCTCATCCCCTGGGCCATACCGACCGTCATCTCGGCCCAGATGTGGAAGTGGATGTACAACGACGTCTACGGCGTCTTCAACGACCTGCTCGTCAACCAGCTCGGCGTGCTGGACCGCAACGTCGCCTTCGTCGCCGATCCTGCGGTGTCGTTCTGGGCCGTGGCGCTCATCGACGTCTGGAAGACGACGCCGTTCATGGCGCTCCTCCTCCTCGCCGGGCTGCAGCTCATCCCGCACGATCTCTACGAGGCCGCGCGGGTCGACGGCGCGACGGCGCTCCAGCAGTTCACCCGGATCACGCTGCCGCTCCTCAGGCCCTCGATGCTGGTCGCGCTCATCTTCCGCACGCTCGACGCGCTCCGGGTGTTCGACGTCTTCTTCGTCATGTTCGGCAACCGGCCGGACATGCAGACCATGGCCACCTACGCCCAGCAGACCCTCGTCAGCGTCTCGAACATCGGCTACGGCTCGGCGATCTCCGTCGCGCTCTTCCTCATCATCGCGGTGTTCATCATGATCTATCTCGCGGTGTTCCGCGCCGAGGAGGCATGA
- a CDS encoding ABC transporter substrate-binding protein, translated as MDPTRQHDRRAWRTAALFLFVVGLCACRGDKSPPARENRPGAAATTAAAVSEAPGEKAIKAQPPAVPNAAEAKRYAGSKLKYYSEPVGVGAELDRVMIQQFQKDTGIEVTIIPRPKDATETYSVYQRLFQAQSGDIDVMMLDVIWPGAFAPNLVDLSEKLGEAAKQHIESIVQNNTVDGKLVAMPWFTDFGLLYYRTDLLEKYGYQKPPETWDELEQMAKKIQDGERAASPNFLGFVWQGKAYEGLTCNALEWIASHGGGAIIQEGKITVNNPEAQKALARARGWVGSISSAGVTSYEEEDARNAFQGGNAAFMRNWPYAYAAGNAERSPIKGKFAAGPLPHEPGQKSAGTIGGWQLAVSKFSPNKDAAIELVRYMTSPEAQRFRATSGSFLPTIRSVQQDPEVVKSLPFLASAKDIALVPRPSNSTGARYNEASIAFFQGVSQVLQGKDPKEALGQVEQRLTRALR; from the coding sequence ATGGACCCCACTCGGCAGCATGATCGCCGCGCATGGCGAACCGCAGCGCTGTTCCTCTTCGTCGTCGGGCTGTGCGCCTGCCGTGGAGACAAGAGCCCGCCTGCCCGCGAGAACCGCCCTGGCGCCGCTGCCACGACGGCGGCCGCGGTGTCGGAGGCGCCGGGCGAGAAGGCGATTAAGGCGCAGCCCCCCGCCGTACCGAACGCCGCCGAGGCGAAGCGATACGCCGGCAGCAAGCTCAAGTATTACAGCGAGCCGGTGGGCGTGGGCGCCGAGCTCGACAGGGTGATGATCCAGCAGTTCCAGAAGGACACCGGCATCGAGGTGACGATCATCCCCCGTCCCAAGGACGCGACCGAGACCTACTCCGTCTACCAGCGCCTCTTCCAGGCGCAGTCCGGGGACATCGACGTCATGATGCTGGACGTCATCTGGCCCGGCGCCTTCGCGCCGAACCTCGTCGATCTGAGCGAGAAGCTCGGCGAGGCGGCAAAGCAGCACATCGAGAGCATCGTCCAGAACAACACGGTCGACGGCAAGCTCGTGGCGATGCCGTGGTTCACCGACTTCGGGCTGCTCTACTACCGCACCGATCTCCTGGAGAAGTACGGGTATCAGAAGCCGCCGGAGACGTGGGACGAGCTGGAGCAGATGGCGAAGAAGATCCAGGACGGCGAGCGGGCGGCGAGCCCGAACTTCCTCGGCTTCGTCTGGCAGGGCAAGGCCTACGAGGGGCTGACCTGCAACGCGCTGGAGTGGATCGCGTCCCACGGCGGCGGCGCGATCATCCAGGAGGGCAAGATCACCGTGAACAACCCGGAAGCCCAGAAGGCGCTCGCGCGCGCCAGGGGCTGGGTGGGCTCGATCTCCTCCGCCGGCGTGACGAGCTACGAGGAGGAGGACGCGCGCAACGCGTTCCAGGGCGGCAACGCCGCCTTCATGCGCAACTGGCCTTATGCCTACGCGGCGGGTAACGCCGAGCGGTCGCCGATCAAGGGCAAGTTCGCGGCGGGCCCGCTGCCGCACGAGCCCGGACAGAAGAGCGCGGGCACCATCGGCGGATGGCAGCTCGCGGTGTCGAAGTTCTCGCCGAACAAGGACGCGGCGATCGAGCTCGTCCGCTACATGACGAGCCCCGAGGCGCAGCGGTTCCGCGCGACCTCGGGCTCCTTCCTCCCGACGATCCGATCGGTGCAGCAGGACCCCGAGGTGGTGAAGTCGCTGCCCTTCCTGGCGAGCGCGAAGGACATCGCGCTCGTGCCGCGCCCCTCGAACAGCACCGGCGCCCGGTACAACGAGGCGTCGATCGCCTTCTTCCAGGGGGTGAGCCAGGTCCTGCAGGGCAAGGATCCGAAGGAGGCGCTCGGGCAGGTGGAGCAGCGGCTCACGCGCGCGCTTCGCTGA
- a CDS encoding isochorismate synthase has product MTPLTFSSSADAPRQAARLVARTFRLDADTLAKLPGGVSSLMGDGARVWLHPGTQLVAHGVAARLELPQGIEGGVAWIKEALASIEAADAVGRPGCGPVALGALPFDRTEPAALVVPAQIVGAASDGTAWVTTIGEGAAPAPHLERAEGHRRSPDSFTLRSALPHEEWCGRVARAVADIQQGALSKVVLARAVDVEANRPIVVEEVLRRLTALYPSCAIFHVDGFLGASPELLLSRRGRAVSSHPLAGTYAVSADVDADRRFAEVLRRSAKDQREHRFVVDAVAAALAPECASLEVPSEPSILSLRNVMHLGTPIHGQLAEAAPDALTLAARLHPTPAVCGTPREAAEAWLGAHEGIRRGLYAGLVGWVDARGDGDWFIGIRSATVDGARARMVAGVGVVAGSSPDAELVETQLKLQAMLAAIIRP; this is encoded by the coding sequence ATGACTCCCCTGACGTTCTCCTCCTCGGCCGACGCCCCCCGCCAGGCGGCGCGGCTCGTCGCCCGCACCTTCCGGCTCGACGCCGACACGCTCGCCAAGCTGCCCGGCGGCGTCTCGTCGCTCATGGGAGACGGCGCGCGCGTCTGGCTGCACCCCGGCACCCAGCTGGTCGCGCACGGGGTCGCCGCCCGCCTCGAGCTGCCGCAGGGCATCGAGGGCGGCGTGGCGTGGATCAAGGAGGCGCTCGCCTCGATCGAGGCCGCCGACGCCGTTGGCCGCCCGGGTTGCGGCCCGGTGGCGCTCGGCGCCCTGCCGTTCGACCGGACGGAGCCGGCCGCGCTCGTCGTGCCGGCCCAGATCGTCGGCGCGGCTTCCGACGGGACCGCGTGGGTCACCACGATCGGCGAGGGCGCCGCCCCCGCGCCGCACCTGGAGCGAGCCGAGGGCCACCGGCGCTCGCCCGACAGCTTCACGCTCCGCTCGGCGCTCCCCCACGAGGAGTGGTGCGGGCGCGTCGCGCGCGCGGTGGCCGACATCCAGCAGGGGGCCCTCTCCAAGGTCGTGCTGGCGCGCGCTGTCGACGTCGAGGCGAACCGCCCCATCGTCGTCGAGGAGGTCCTGCGCCGCCTGACCGCGCTCTACCCCTCGTGCGCGATCTTCCACGTCGACGGCTTCCTCGGCGCGAGCCCCGAGCTCCTGCTCTCGCGGCGCGGGCGCGCCGTCTCCTCGCACCCCCTCGCCGGCACCTACGCGGTCTCCGCCGACGTCGACGCCGACCGCCGGTTCGCCGAGGTCCTGCGGCGCTCGGCCAAGGACCAGCGCGAGCACCGCTTCGTTGTCGACGCCGTGGCCGCCGCGCTCGCGCCGGAGTGCGCGTCGCTCGAGGTCCCCAGCGAGCCGTCGATCCTGAGCCTCCGCAACGTGATGCACCTCGGCACCCCGATCCACGGCCAGCTCGCGGAGGCGGCGCCGGACGCCCTCACGCTCGCCGCGCGGCTGCACCCGACGCCCGCCGTGTGCGGCACGCCGCGCGAGGCGGCGGAGGCCTGGCTGGGCGCGCACGAGGGCATCCGGCGCGGGCTCTACGCGGGGCTCGTGGGCTGGGTCGACGCCCGCGGCGACGGCGACTGGTTCATCGGCATCCGCAGCGCCACCGTCGACGGCGCGCGCGCGCGGATGGTCGCGGGCGTCGGGGTCGTCGCGGGCTCGAGCCCGGACGCCGAGCTGGTCGAGACGCAGCTCAAGCTCCAGGCCATGCTCGCGGCCATCATCCGCCCCTGA